From Lysobacter silvisoli, the proteins below share one genomic window:
- a CDS encoding VOC family protein: MLRKVAFTLYPIHDVARARAFYEQTLGLSLSSHGNRGDQWWLEYDLPEGGCLALTNFVPDAPSDTAGGTIALEVADLDALIADLKGKGVQFKSDVIHSPVCRMAVCLDSEGNSILLHQLKPKA; the protein is encoded by the coding sequence ATGCTGCGCAAAGTCGCTTTCACCCTATACCCGATCCACGACGTGGCCCGCGCCCGCGCGTTCTACGAACAAACCCTGGGCCTGAGCCTGAGCTCGCACGGCAATCGCGGCGACCAGTGGTGGCTGGAGTACGACCTGCCCGAAGGCGGCTGCCTGGCGCTGACCAACTTCGTGCCCGACGCGCCCAGCGACACCGCCGGCGGCACCATCGCCCTGGAAGTGGCCGACCTGGACGCGCTGATCGCCGACCTCAAGGGCAAGGGCGTGCAGTTCAAGAGCGACGTCATCCACAGCCCGGTCTGCCGCATGGCCGTGTGCCTGGACAGCGAAGGCAACTCGATCCTGCTGCACCAGCTCAAGCCCAAGGCCTGA
- a CDS encoding serine hydrolase domain-containing protein, translated as MQSPILPGLILGLILSGPALAAAPTAPTASPVPAGLDAYVADYAARHDFSGTVLVAREGRTEVLRSYGEADLGFHIANTTDTRYKIASITKLFTAVLVLQLRDEGKLALDRPIGDYLPDYAGEAARRSSVHQLLNHTSGLANPDAAVDAARAIRDGLPLYQLPRSSDALLRDYCGGKLVRAPGQAFDYNNCDYIVLGKLIERLTGQEYAQALQQRILQPLGLRDTGVLRQDRIVERLAATYFARDGSPRMTPDLPVYAENWYAAGAMYSTARDLAVFADALYGGRLLSADSLQRLLRPGLDDYGYGLWSYEMRVGDRKRWVAKRPGQIMGARTQLLRVIEPWVTVVILSNAGSADLDEFAAQLARRAASP; from the coding sequence ATGCAATCGCCGATCCTCCCGGGCCTGATCCTGGGCCTGATTCTGAGCGGGCCGGCGCTGGCCGCCGCGCCGACTGCGCCCACCGCGTCGCCCGTGCCAGCCGGCTTGGACGCTTATGTCGCCGACTATGCGGCCCGCCACGATTTCAGCGGCACCGTGCTGGTCGCGCGCGAAGGCCGCACCGAAGTGCTGCGCAGCTACGGCGAGGCCGACCTGGGCTTCCACATCGCCAACACCACCGACACGCGCTACAAGATCGCCTCGATCACCAAGCTGTTCACCGCCGTGCTGGTGCTGCAGCTGCGCGACGAGGGCAAGCTGGCGCTGGACCGGCCCATCGGCGATTACCTGCCGGACTACGCCGGCGAGGCCGCGCGCCGCAGCAGCGTGCACCAGCTGCTCAACCACACCTCGGGCCTGGCCAATCCCGATGCCGCGGTCGATGCGGCCCGCGCGATCCGCGACGGCTTGCCGCTGTACCAGCTGCCGCGCAGCAGCGATGCGCTGCTGCGCGATTACTGCGGCGGCAAGCTGGTGCGCGCGCCCGGACAGGCCTTCGACTACAACAATTGCGACTACATCGTGCTGGGCAAGCTGATCGAACGGCTGACCGGGCAGGAGTATGCGCAGGCGCTGCAGCAGCGAATCCTGCAACCGCTGGGACTGCGCGATACCGGCGTGCTGCGCCAGGACCGCATCGTCGAGCGTCTGGCGGCCACCTATTTCGCCCGCGACGGGTCGCCGCGGATGACGCCGGATCTGCCGGTGTATGCCGAGAACTGGTATGCGGCCGGAGCGATGTATTCGACCGCGCGCGACCTGGCCGTATTCGCCGATGCGCTGTACGGCGGGCGCCTGCTCAGCGCCGATTCGTTGCAGCGTCTGCTGCGGCCGGGCCTGGACGACTACGGCTACGGGCTGTGGAGTTACGAGATGCGCGTGGGCGACCGCAAGCGCTGGGTGGCCAAGCGGCCGGGGCAGATCATGGGCGCGCGCACGCAACTGCTGCGGGTGATCGAACCGTGGGTCACGGTGGTGATCCTGAGCAACGCCGGCAGCGCCGACCTGGACGAATTCGCCGCCCAGCTCGCGCGCCGCGCGGCCTCGCCCTGA
- a CDS encoding sensor histidine kinase, protein MIPTAPAVPAAAPLPAPHRGRWLWLSVLARLFLAGCTLLIALPSVENRDETVYWATFLLANLFWMSPLTAIQHLFWRRGTPKWTVVVALLAITYAMSVTSNVAAHWMANTAGWETRLSGDWTQIFSGTAGCWLVLVAYCAIQSVIIYYADLQFARERNRRAMALAQDAELRALRYQLNPHFLFNTLNAISALVADGRSAQAQQMIARLAEFLRATLDGSEGHEVALAEELALTDTYLEIERARLDKRLLLKWHIGPDTLRARVPMLLLQPLVENAIRHGISQRTEPGQLEIRIERDGERLQLRVANDGVPEPVRGGEAIQRNGASIGLRNTAERLQALYPGQHAIESGARGDGGYEVRLTLPFRESEAAPREWEREI, encoded by the coding sequence ATGATTCCGACCGCCCCTGCCGTTCCCGCCGCCGCCCCGCTGCCGGCGCCGCATCGAGGGCGCTGGCTGTGGCTGTCGGTACTGGCGCGGCTGTTCCTGGCCGGCTGCACCCTGCTGATCGCGCTGCCCTCGGTGGAGAACCGGGACGAGACGGTCTATTGGGCGACCTTCCTGCTGGCCAACCTGTTCTGGATGTCCCCGCTGACCGCGATCCAGCACCTGTTCTGGCGTCGCGGCACGCCGAAGTGGACGGTGGTGGTGGCGCTGCTGGCGATCACCTACGCCATGTCGGTGACCAGCAACGTGGCCGCGCACTGGATGGCCAACACCGCCGGCTGGGAGACCCGCCTGTCCGGCGATTGGACCCAGATCTTCAGCGGCACCGCCGGCTGCTGGCTGGTGCTGGTGGCCTACTGCGCGATCCAGTCGGTGATCATCTATTACGCCGACCTGCAGTTCGCGCGCGAGCGCAACCGCCGGGCGATGGCGCTGGCCCAGGACGCCGAACTGCGCGCGCTGCGCTATCAGCTCAATCCGCACTTCCTGTTCAACACCCTCAATGCGATCTCGGCCCTGGTCGCCGACGGCCGCAGCGCCCAGGCCCAGCAGATGATCGCGCGCCTGGCCGAGTTCCTGCGCGCGACTCTGGACGGCAGCGAGGGCCACGAGGTGGCGCTGGCCGAGGAGCTGGCGCTGACCGACACCTACCTGGAAATCGAGCGCGCGCGCCTGGACAAGCGCCTGCTGCTGAAGTGGCACATCGGCCCGGACACCCTGCGCGCGCGCGTGCCCATGCTGCTGTTACAGCCTTTGGTCGAGAACGCGATCCGCCACGGCATCTCGCAACGCACCGAACCGGGGCAGCTGGAGATCCGCATCGAGCGCGACGGCGAGCGTTTGCAGTTGCGCGTGGCCAACGACGGCGTGCCCGAACCGGTGCGCGGCGGCGAGGCGATCCAGCGCAACGGCGCCTCGATCGGCCTGCGCAACACCGCCGAGCGCCTTCAGGCGTTGTATCCGGGGCAGCACGCGATCGAATCGGGCGCGCGCGGCGACGGGGGTTACGAGGTCAGGCTGACGCTGCCGTTCCGCGAGTCGGAGGCGGCGCCTAGGGAATGGGAGAGGGAGATATGA
- a CDS encoding sensor histidine kinase, with translation MNAPEHPPEDSYAALYPEPPQSLPKAASPYWLPVMACVPIGLCTLMMVLPVIDQGRAVIYFAMSMIVNMAWLWPLTLFQRWLRQRGTGTWTTVIALLLATYLMSSANNAFAYAMGQYLGWSYRLTLIRMIFIGVDSSWMVLSMYCAVHAVVAYYSDLQQAQLRQQRALALARDAELRALRYQLHPHFLFNTLGAISSLVDDQRNGDARQMIGRLAEFLRATLADSDRPEVSLAEELALTETYLEIERARLGDRLQLKWRIGPDVLRARVPALLLQPLVENAVRHGIAQRSQPGSLDIHIEHDGDRLHLSVYNDGPAKPTLSETAERRAGAVGLRNVAERLRALYPQAHSFDAGARGNGGYEVRLSLPYREVAVPRTAVAAAA, from the coding sequence ATGAACGCGCCCGAGCATCCGCCCGAAGACTCGTACGCCGCTCTTTACCCTGAGCCGCCGCAGTCGCTGCCCAAGGCGGCATCGCCGTACTGGCTGCCGGTGATGGCCTGCGTGCCGATCGGTCTTTGCACGCTGATGATGGTGCTGCCGGTGATCGATCAAGGTCGCGCGGTGATCTACTTCGCGATGAGCATGATCGTCAACATGGCCTGGCTGTGGCCACTGACGCTGTTCCAGCGGTGGCTGCGCCAGCGCGGTACCGGGACCTGGACCACCGTGATCGCGCTGCTACTGGCGACCTACCTGATGTCGTCGGCCAACAATGCGTTCGCTTATGCGATGGGCCAGTATTTGGGGTGGTCCTACAGGCTCACGCTGATAAGGATGATATTCATCGGCGTGGACAGCAGCTGGATGGTGTTGTCGATGTATTGCGCCGTCCACGCCGTGGTCGCGTACTACAGCGACCTGCAACAGGCGCAGCTGCGCCAGCAGCGCGCGCTGGCGCTGGCCCGCGACGCCGAGTTGCGCGCGCTGCGTTACCAGCTGCATCCGCATTTCCTGTTCAACACCCTGGGCGCGATCTCGTCGCTGGTCGACGATCAGCGCAACGGCGACGCGCGGCAGATGATCGGCCGCCTGGCCGAGTTCCTGCGCGCGACTTTGGCCGACAGCGACCGTCCCGAGGTCAGCCTGGCCGAGGAACTGGCGCTGACCGAAACCTACCTGGAGATCGAGCGTGCGCGCCTGGGCGATCGGCTGCAGCTGAAGTGGCGGATCGGTCCCGACGTGTTGCGCGCGCGGGTGCCGGCGCTGTTGCTGCAGCCGCTGGTGGAGAACGCGGTGCGCCACGGGATCGCCCAGCGCAGCCAGCCCGGCAGCCTGGACATCCATATCGAACACGACGGCGACCGCCTGCACCTGAGCGTGTACAACGACGGCCCCGCCAAGCCCACGCTCAGCGAGACGGCCGAGCGCCGCGCCGGCGCGGTGGGACTGCGCAACGTGGCCGAGCGGCTGCGCGCGCTGTACCCGCAGGCGCATTCCTTCGACGCCGGCGCGCGTGGCAACGGCGGCTACGAGGTGCGGCTGTCGCTGCCGTACCGAGAGGTCGCCGTTCCGCGGACCGCGGTCGCCGCCGCGGCCTGA
- a CDS encoding LytR/AlgR family response regulator transcription factor produces the protein MRVAVIDDEPLARSGVITRLAAHADVEVVGEFADGPSALEGIAALAPDLVFIDVQMPGMTGLEALAALPPAQRPMAVLLTAYENFAVRAFELQAVDYLLKPIDDERFAEALERARQAQPYRRSAAPAASAQVAAANGEDASWLNRFVVRVGRRVAFVEAAEVEWIQADGDYATLHVGDRAYLLRESMGRLSRQLDPAQFVRVHRSTIVRIDCVAELQPLSNRDAMLRLRDGTPVRASRTYIEPLLARLHGRPGFGG, from the coding sequence ATGCGAGTAGCGGTCATAGACGACGAGCCCCTGGCGCGCAGCGGGGTAATCACCCGGCTGGCGGCGCATGCCGACGTGGAAGTGGTGGGCGAGTTCGCCGACGGGCCCTCGGCCCTGGAGGGCATTGCCGCCCTGGCGCCGGACCTGGTGTTCATCGACGTGCAGATGCCGGGCATGACCGGGCTGGAGGCGCTGGCCGCATTGCCGCCGGCGCAGCGGCCGATGGCGGTGCTGCTGACCGCGTACGAGAACTTCGCCGTGCGCGCGTTCGAACTGCAGGCGGTGGACTATCTGCTCAAGCCTATCGACGACGAGCGTTTCGCCGAGGCGCTGGAGCGTGCGCGCCAGGCCCAGCCCTACCGCCGCAGCGCCGCGCCGGCCGCGTCCGCGCAGGTCGCCGCCGCCAACGGCGAGGACGCCAGCTGGCTCAACCGTTTCGTGGTGCGGGTGGGGCGGCGCGTGGCCTTCGTCGAGGCGGCCGAGGTCGAATGGATCCAGGCCGACGGCGACTACGCGACCTTGCACGTGGGCGATCGCGCCTACCTGCTGCGCGAGTCCATGGGCCGCTTGTCGCGTCAGCTCGATCCGGCCCAGTTCGTGCGCGTGCACCGCTCCACCATCGTGCGCATCGACTGCGTGGCCGAACTGCAGCCGCTGTCCAACCGCGACGCCATGCTGCGCCTGCGCGACGGCACGCCGGTGCGCGCCAGCCGCACCTACATCGAACCGCTGCTGGCGCGCCTGCACGGGCGGCCGGGCTTCGGCGGCTGA